A part of Pseudomonas sp. HR96 genomic DNA contains:
- the rmf gene encoding ribosome modulation factor produces MRRLKRDPLERAFLRGYQYGIHGKSRELCPFTLPSVRQAWINGWREGRGDNWDGMTGTAGIHRLNELHAVG; encoded by the coding sequence ATGAGAAGACTCAAGCGTGATCCGTTGGAACGAGCATTTCTACGCGGATACCAATACGGCATCCATGGCAAATCCCGCGAGCTTTGCCCTTTTACTCTACCGTCAGTTCGTCAAGCCTGGATCAATGGCTGGCGCGAGGGACGCGGCGACAACTGGGACGGTATGACCGGCACTGCGGGCATCCACAGACTCAACGAACTTCACGCTGTCGGCTAG
- a CDS encoding quinone-dependent dihydroorotate dehydrogenase: MYNLARQLLFKLSPETSHDLSLDLIGAGGRLGLNGLLSKPPARLPVQVLGLEFANPVGLAAGLDKNGAAIDGFAQLGFGFVEIGTVTPRPQPGNPKPRIFRLPEATAIINRMGFNNLGVDHLVARVQGARYKGVLGINIGKNVDTPVERAVDDYLICLDKVYAHASYITVNVSSPNTPGLRSLQFGDSLKQLLGTLAERREVLAGREGKRVPLAIKIAPDMTDEETALVAAALLEAGMDAVIATNTTLSREGVQGLTHGEEAGGLSGAPVLAQSTHIVKVLAGELGGRLPIIAAGGITEGRHAAEKIAAGASLVQIYSGFIYKGPALIREAVDAIAALPGR; the protein is encoded by the coding sequence ATGTATAACCTGGCCCGCCAGCTGCTGTTCAAGCTTTCCCCCGAAACGTCCCACGACTTGTCGCTGGACCTGATCGGAGCGGGCGGTCGTCTGGGTCTCAATGGCCTGTTGAGCAAGCCGCCGGCGCGCCTGCCGGTGCAGGTGCTGGGGCTGGAGTTCGCCAACCCGGTGGGTCTGGCAGCAGGTCTGGACAAGAACGGTGCGGCCATCGACGGCTTTGCCCAGTTGGGTTTCGGTTTCGTCGAGATCGGCACGGTCACGCCGCGACCGCAGCCGGGCAACCCGAAGCCGCGGATCTTCCGTCTGCCAGAAGCGACCGCCATCATCAACCGCATGGGGTTCAACAACCTCGGCGTCGACCACCTGGTGGCGCGGGTGCAGGGCGCGCGCTACAAGGGCGTGCTTGGCATCAATATCGGCAAGAATGTCGATACGCCGGTAGAGCGCGCGGTGGACGATTACCTGATCTGCCTCGACAAGGTCTACGCCCACGCCAGCTACATCACCGTCAATGTCAGCTCGCCCAACACCCCGGGCCTGCGCAGCCTGCAGTTCGGCGACTCGCTCAAGCAGCTGCTGGGCACCCTGGCCGAGCGTCGCGAGGTATTGGCTGGGCGTGAGGGCAAGCGCGTGCCACTGGCGATCAAGATCGCCCCGGACATGACCGATGAGGAAACCGCGTTGGTGGCTGCCGCTCTGCTCGAGGCTGGCATGGATGCGGTCATCGCCACCAACACCACCCTGAGCCGCGAAGGGGTGCAAGGGCTGACCCATGGCGAAGAGGCGGGGGGGCTGTCCGGCGCGCCAGTGCTGGCGCAGAGCACGCACATCGTCAAGGTGCTGGCGGGCGAGCTGGGCGGCAGGTTGCCGATCATCGCGGCGGGGGGGATTACCGAAGGGCGGCATGCGGCGGAAAAAATCGCCGCCGGCGCCAGCCTGGTGCAGATCTATTCCGGTTTCATCTACAAGGGCCCGGCGCTGATCCGCGAGGCGGTGGATGCCATCGCAGCGCTGCCTGGCCGCTAG
- a CDS encoding OmpA family protein produces the protein MKLKNTLGIAIGSLVAATSFGVLAQGQGAVEGEAFYQKNYNDSVKHVEDGRTAGASIGYFLTDDVELILGYGKTNYTRSNDGTGSQKIHGDTGSLTGMYHFGTVGDAIRPYVSGGFAHQSLSNVEADGHSGRDSSTFATIGAGAKWYITDNLYARAGVDADYKLDNGKWDYAPTIGLGVNFGGGSKKVEAAPAPAPVAEACTDSDNDGVCDNVDKCPNTPANVTVDATGCPAVAEVVRVQLDVKFDFNKSVVKPNSYGDIKNLADFMKQYPSTTTTVEGHTDSVGPDAYNQKLSEKRANAVKDVLVKQYGVGSDRIKSVGYGETRPVADNKTDAGRAINRRVEAEVEAQSK, from the coding sequence ATGAAACTGAAAAACACCTTAGGCATTGCCATTGGTTCTCTTGTTGCCGCGACTTCGTTCGGCGTATTGGCGCAAGGCCAAGGCGCGGTCGAGGGTGAAGCCTTCTACCAGAAGAACTACAACGACAGCGTCAAGCACGTTGAAGATGGTCGGACCGCTGGCGCTTCCATCGGCTACTTCCTGACTGACGACGTTGAGCTGATCCTGGGCTACGGCAAGACCAACTACACCCGTTCCAACGACGGTACCGGCAGCCAGAAGATCCACGGTGACACTGGCTCCCTGACCGGCATGTACCACTTCGGTACCGTTGGCGACGCTATCCGTCCTTACGTTTCCGGTGGCTTTGCTCACCAGAGCCTGAGCAACGTCGAAGCTGACGGCCACAGCGGTCGCGACAGCTCGACTTTCGCTACCATCGGCGCTGGCGCCAAGTGGTACATCACCGACAACCTGTACGCTCGTGCCGGCGTTGACGCTGACTACAAGCTGGACAACGGCAAGTGGGACTACGCTCCTACCATCGGCCTGGGTGTGAACTTCGGTGGCGGTTCGAAGAAAGTCGAAGCCGCTCCAGCTCCAGCTCCAGTAGCTGAAGCTTGCACCGACAGCGACAACGACGGTGTTTGCGACAACGTCGACAAGTGCCCTAACACTCCTGCCAACGTGACCGTTGACGCTACCGGCTGCCCAGCCGTAGCCGAAGTCGTCCGCGTTCAGCTGGACGTGAAATTCGACTTCAACAAGTCGGTTGTGAAGCCAAACAGCTACGGCGACATCAAGAACCTGGCTGACTTCATGAAGCAGTACCCATCGACCACCACCACTGTTGAAGGTCACACTGACTCCGTCGGTCCTGACGCTTACAACCAGAAACTGTCGGAAAAACGCGCTAACGCCGTTAAAGACGTCCTGGTCAAGCAGTACGGTGTTGGTTCCGACCGCATCAAGTCGGTTGGCTACGGTGAAACCCGCCCAGTTGCAGACAACAAAACTGACGCTGGCCGTGCTATCAACCGTCGCGTAGAAGCCGAAGTAGAAGCTCAGTCGAAGTAA
- the sigX gene encoding RNA polymerase sigma factor SigX: MRYDPRELTDEELVARSHEELFHVTRAYEELMRRYQRTLFNVCARYLGNDRDADDVCQEVMLKVLYGLKNFEGKSKFKTWLYSITYNECITQYRKERRKRRLMDALSLDPLEEASEEKAPKPEERGGLDRWLVYVNPIDREILVLRFVAELEFQEIADIMHMGLSATKMRYKRALDKLREKFAGVAET; encoded by the coding sequence GTGCGTTACGACCCCCGCGAGCTGACCGATGAGGAGCTGGTGGCGCGTTCGCACGAGGAGCTGTTCCATGTGACGCGGGCGTACGAGGAGCTCATGCGCCGCTACCAGCGCACCCTGTTCAACGTTTGTGCGCGTTACCTGGGGAACGATCGGGACGCTGACGATGTCTGTCAGGAAGTGATGTTGAAGGTGCTCTATGGTCTGAAGAATTTCGAGGGTAAATCGAAATTCAAGACCTGGCTCTACAGCATCACCTATAACGAATGCATCACGCAGTACCGCAAGGAACGGCGCAAGCGCCGCCTGATGGATGCCTTGAGTCTCGATCCGCTCGAGGAGGCCTCCGAAGAAAAGGCGCCCAAGCCGGAAGAGCGAGGTGGGCTGGACCGCTGGCTTGTGTATGTCAACCCGATCGATCGGGAGATTCTGGTGCTGCGCTTCGTCGCTGAGCTGGAATTCCAGGAGATCGCCGATATCATGCACATGGGTCTGAGCGCAACCAAAATGCGGTACAAGCGTGCTCTGGACAAACTTCGTGAGAAATTTGCAGGCGTGGCCGAAACTTAG
- a CDS encoding mechanosensitive ion channel family protein, whose protein sequence is MQLDLWTQSLVAAMTALWTKVANFIPNLFGALVVVLLGFVVAKLLDTLLSKLLAKVGLDRLMAGTGLTKLLGRGGIQVPISTVIGKIVYWFVLLIFLVSAAESLGLQRVSATLDMLALYLPKVFGAALVLLVGVLLAQLANGLVRGAAEGVGLDYSAGLGRVAQWLVIIISISVAISQLEVKTDLLNHVIVIALITVGLAIALAMGLGSREIAGQIIAGIYVRELFQVGQQVRIGEVEGQIEEIGTVKTTLLTDDGELVSLSNRILLEQRVSSR, encoded by the coding sequence ATGCAACTTGACCTCTGGACCCAGAGCCTGGTCGCGGCAATGACCGCCCTTTGGACCAAAGTGGCCAATTTCATCCCCAACCTGTTTGGCGCGCTGGTGGTGGTCCTGTTGGGCTTCGTCGTGGCCAAGCTGCTCGATACATTGCTGTCCAAGCTGTTGGCCAAGGTTGGCCTGGATCGCCTGATGGCGGGTACCGGCCTGACCAAGCTGCTCGGCCGTGGCGGCATCCAGGTACCGATTTCCACGGTGATCGGCAAGATCGTCTACTGGTTCGTGCTGTTGATATTTCTGGTTTCGGCGGCTGAATCGCTGGGCCTGCAACGTGTCTCGGCAACGCTCGACATGTTGGCGCTGTACCTGCCCAAGGTGTTCGGTGCGGCGCTGGTGCTGCTGGTCGGCGTGCTGCTGGCGCAGTTGGCCAACGGCCTGGTGCGTGGCGCCGCCGAAGGGGTAGGGCTGGATTATTCGGCAGGCCTTGGGCGGGTCGCCCAGTGGCTGGTCATCATCATCAGTATTTCCGTGGCCATCAGTCAGTTGGAGGTCAAGACCGACCTGCTGAACCACGTGATCGTGATTGCCTTGATTACCGTCGGTCTGGCGATTGCGCTGGCCATGGGGCTGGGCAGTCGCGAAATTGCCGGGCAGATCATCGCCGGCATTTATGTCAGAGAGCTGTTCCAGGTGGGCCAGCAGGTGCGTATTGGAGAGGTCGAAGGGCAGATCGAGGAAATCGGCACGGTCAAGACGACGTTGCTGACCGACGACGGCGAGCTGGTGTCGCTGTCCAATCGGATCCTTCTCGAGCAGCGTGTCAGTAGCCGCTGA
- a CDS encoding CrfX protein: MHDPFEESLRDMLNASSSSRDDDACLGRVLKTANRQVGAGVLFGLLGRWGQAAMIAVNQGSPHLAPVSRRVRGQSTRTDKAD; encoded by the coding sequence ATGCACGACCCTTTTGAAGAATCCTTGCGAGACATGCTCAACGCGTCGTCCTCGAGCCGCGATGACGATGCGTGCCTGGGCCGAGTGCTCAAGACCGCCAATCGCCAGGTCGGTGCCGGCGTGCTGTTCGGTCTACTGGGTCGCTGGGGCCAGGCGGCGATGATCGCCGTCAACCAGGGCAGCCCCCACCTGGCCCCCGTGTCGCGCCGTGTGCGCGGGCAATCGACTCGAACCGACAAGGCTGATTGA
- a CDS encoding zinc transporter ZntB yields MFEEENAQWGLVIALLLDGKGGARNLARSELDHLKVQPGESLWLHWDRSHPQTQIWLRQASGLNEFSCDLLLEENTRPRLVTLPDAQLLLFLRGVNLNPGAEPEDMVSVRIFAEAQRVISLRLRSLRATDDLLGMFREGRGPRSASELILYLAQALTEKVQALVSDLGEIVDGEEEKVDADEHYTPEHGSILQIRRRAAGLRRFLAPQREIYAQLARNRQPWFCDDDPDYWNELNNSLTRYLEELELTRERVGLVLEAEDRRLNERMNRTMYRFGIITGIFLPMSFLTGLLGINVGGLPGASNPHGFWIACAVMVAVALAQWWMFRRLRWV; encoded by the coding sequence ATGTTCGAGGAAGAAAACGCGCAGTGGGGGCTGGTGATTGCCCTGTTGCTGGATGGTAAAGGCGGTGCGCGTAATCTGGCCCGATCCGAGCTCGACCACCTCAAGGTGCAGCCTGGCGAGAGCCTGTGGCTGCATTGGGATCGCAGCCACCCGCAGACCCAAATCTGGCTGCGCCAGGCCAGTGGCCTCAACGAGTTCTCCTGCGACCTGCTGTTGGAAGAGAACACGAGGCCACGCTTGGTGACCTTGCCCGACGCGCAATTGCTGCTGTTCCTGCGCGGGGTCAATCTGAACCCCGGCGCCGAGCCCGAGGACATGGTCTCGGTGCGCATCTTCGCCGAGGCGCAACGGGTCATCTCGTTGCGCCTGCGCTCGCTGCGCGCCACCGACGACCTGCTGGGCATGTTCCGCGAAGGGCGCGGGCCCAGGAGCGCGTCGGAGCTGATCCTCTACCTGGCCCAGGCTCTGACCGAAAAGGTCCAGGCTCTGGTCAGCGACCTCGGCGAGATCGTCGACGGCGAAGAAGAAAAGGTCGACGCCGACGAGCACTACACCCCCGAGCATGGCAGCATCCTGCAGATTCGTCGGCGGGCGGCCGGGCTGCGGCGCTTTCTGGCGCCGCAGCGGGAAATCTACGCCCAGCTGGCGCGCAACCGCCAGCCATGGTTCTGCGACGACGACCCCGATTACTGGAACGAGCTGAACAACAGCCTGACCCGCTACCTCGAGGAACTGGAGCTGACCCGCGAACGCGTCGGCCTGGTGTTGGAGGCTGAAGACCGGCGCCTGAACGAACGCATGAACCGCACCATGTACCGCTTCGGCATCATCACCGGGATCTTCCTGCCGATGAGCTTTCTCACCGGCCTGCTGGGCATCAACGTCGGCGGCCTGCCGGGCGCCAGCAACCCCCACGGTTTCTGGATCGCCTGCGCGGTGATGGTGGCAGTGGCGCTGGCCCAGTGGTGGATGTTCCGCCGCCTGCGTTGGGTTTGA
- the rraA gene encoding ribonuclease E activity regulator RraA, with product MQHYSTPDLCDAYPDQLQVLEPMFSNFGGRDSFGGQIVTIKCHEDNSLVREQVELDGTGKVLVVDGGGSLRRALLGDMLAEKAARNHWEGLVIYGCVRDVDVLAQTDVGVQALASHPLKTDKRGIGDLNVKVTFAGVTFNPGEYVYADNNGIIVSPSALTMPE from the coding sequence ATGCAGCATTACAGCACCCCCGATTTGTGCGATGCCTACCCTGACCAGCTTCAGGTGCTCGAGCCGATGTTCAGCAATTTCGGCGGCCGCGATTCCTTCGGCGGGCAGATCGTCACCATCAAGTGCCACGAGGACAACTCGCTGGTAAGAGAGCAGGTCGAGCTCGACGGCACCGGCAAGGTGCTGGTAGTGGACGGTGGCGGCTCCCTGCGCCGGGCACTGCTGGGCGACATGCTCGCCGAGAAGGCCGCGCGCAACCACTGGGAGGGTCTGGTGATCTACGGCTGCGTGCGCGACGTCGATGTTCTGGCGCAGACCGACGTAGGGGTGCAGGCGCTGGCCAGCCATCCATTGAAGACCGACAAGCGCGGCATCGGCGACCTTAACGTAAAAGTTACCTTTGCCGGAGTGACCTTTAATCCTGGGGAGTATGTCTATGCCGACAATAACGGCATCATTGTCTCGCCCAGCGCGCTGACCATGCCTGAGTGA
- a CDS encoding alpha/beta hydrolase encodes MQSSSSLFPVALLSAERRGDLSEDVYRIKAANSPDASVELAVTRLGLADHSARGIPVILLHGSFANRRFWFSPKGAGLGAWLARAGFDVWIPEMRGHGVSPRNIDYRRNRVADYARYDLPVIGAFVREQSGHPAHWIGHSLGGISLAAALGGGYLQAEVAASVALFGSHVSRRHWPLRIPPVQWGVQTLLKRFEHLSGSRLKRGPEDEPVGIALEALRWQGLFGRFGEKGNDWLAGLGQVDLPLWVVAAEGDRQAPVWACHELYEQFGSQTRESLVLGRKHGFTEDFGHVEMLVSKAAQTEVWPLVGRWLNRQHVQSAAETPLELAEA; translated from the coding sequence ATGCAAAGCAGTAGCTCCCTGTTTCCTGTCGCGTTGCTCAGTGCCGAGCGGCGCGGCGACCTCAGCGAAGATGTCTATCGCATCAAGGCCGCCAACAGTCCCGATGCCAGTGTCGAACTGGCGGTGACCCGCCTGGGTCTGGCCGATCACTCGGCACGGGGCATCCCGGTGATTCTCCTGCACGGCAGCTTCGCCAACCGGCGCTTCTGGTTTTCGCCCAAGGGCGCGGGCCTCGGCGCCTGGCTGGCGCGGGCGGGCTTTGACGTGTGGATACCGGAGATGCGCGGCCACGGCGTGTCGCCGCGCAACATCGACTACCGCCGCAACCGCGTCGCCGACTATGCGCGCTACGACCTGCCGGTGATCGGTGCCTTCGTGCGCGAGCAGAGCGGCCACCCGGCGCACTGGATCGGCCATTCCCTGGGCGGCATCAGCCTGGCCGCCGCACTGGGCGGTGGCTATCTGCAGGCCGAGGTGGCCGCCTCGGTGGCCTTGTTCGGCAGCCATGTCAGTCGTCGCCACTGGCCGCTGCGCATTCCGCCCGTGCAATGGGGTGTGCAAACGTTGCTCAAGCGCTTCGAGCACTTGTCCGGCAGCCGTCTCAAGCGTGGCCCGGAGGACGAGCCGGTGGGCATCGCCCTGGAAGCGTTGCGCTGGCAAGGACTGTTTGGTCGCTTTGGCGAGAAGGGCAACGATTGGCTGGCCGGCCTCGGCCAGGTCGATCTACCCCTGTGGGTGGTCGCCGCTGAAGGCGATCGCCAGGCACCGGTGTGGGCCTGTCACGAATTGTATGAACAATTTGGCTCACAAACCCGCGAATCGCTGGTGCTGGGGCGAAAGCACGGCTTCACTGAAGACTTCGGTCACGTCGAGATGCTGGTCAGCAAGGCGGCGCAAACCGAAGTGTGGCCCTTGGTCGGGCGCTGGCTGAATCGCCAGCACGTGCAATCGGCGGCCGAAACACCGCTGGAACTGGCCGAAGCGTGA